The Candidatus Bathyarchaeota archaeon genomic interval CATGCTAACCTCACTGGCTACACACAGCCTAATCGACATAACCGCATCGGTCAAAGGCGATTTAGTGCACCACATGGTCGAAGACATAGCGCTTGGCTTAGGCGAAGCCTTAAACAAAGCACTGGGCACCCGCGAAGGAATCGTCCGCTTCGGCAGCGCCGCCGTCCCCATGGACTGCTCACTCGCCATCGCCGCCATCGACCTCGTCAAACGCCCCTACTTCAAACTTGACCTCAAACTCCGCGGACGAAAAGTCGAAGAAATGCCCACAGAAGACATCGTACACTTCTACGAGTCCCTAACCCAAACGCTGCAAGCTAACATCCACATATTCGTCGAATACGGCAGCAACGACCACCACAAAGCCGAAGCCGCCACCAAAGCCCTCGCATTATCGCTCAGGCAAGCCATCGCCATGGATCCCCGACGTAAAGGCGTACCCAGTAGCAAAGGAGTTATCTAAATGCCCAATGCAGTCATATTCGACTATGGCGTAGGCAACCTGCTAAGCCTCAAAACTGCCCTAGATAAAGCAGGTTTTGATGCATCTGTTGGAACCACCGCGGCTGAATTAGCAAAAGCCGACGCCATCGCCCTGCCTGGTGTAGGCAGCTTCACCGCAGCCTCCGGCAAACTCGACGCTGTTAAAGAAACCCTGCAGACCAAAGTCTTAGAGGGCACGCCGCTTCTGGGAATCTGTCTGGGGTTGCAGTTGTTCTTTGAAACCAGCGAGGAAGGACCCGGCACAGGCTTAGCCCTCTTCAAAGGACGATGCCTCCAATTACCCAGCACCGTTAAGGTTCCACACATGGGCTGGAACACACTTGACCTCAAGGCGCAAAACGAACTTTTTGATGGCATCGCCGAGAACACCTACGTTTATTTCGTTCACTCCCTCTACCCCCAACCCACAGACTCAAGCATAGTCTGCACAACCACCACCTACGGCACAACCTTTACCTCCTCGGTCTGTAGCAAAAACATCTTTGGCACCCAATTTCACCCCGAAAAATCAGGCGACGTCGGATTACGAATCCTCAAAAACTTCGCCAAAACCGTAACAAAGTGAAATGATGCCTATGCAACTTATTCCAGCAATTGATTTAATGGGCGGCAAAATCGTCCGCTTAACCCGCGGCAAAGCAGAAACCGCCAAATGTTACGAAGACCAATTCGGCACTCCCTTGGAAGCCGCACAGCGTTGGCGTGACGAAGGCGCAGGCAAACTCCACATCATCGACTTAGACGCAGCTTTCGGAATCGGAGACAACCGCGCGGTCATCGCTGAAATCGCAAAAAACATCTCGCTGCCCATTCAAGTCGGAGGCGGCATCCGCAGCTACGAAGCAGCCGAAAAACTCCTCAAAGTAGGCATTGCCCAAGTCATATTGGGCTCCCTTGCTCACAGCGACCCCGCCGTTATTGGAAAAATCCAGAAACGTTTCGGTTACGACTCAGCCATTGTTGCATTAGATAATCGCGAGGGGCAAATCATGATTGAAGGCTGGCAAACCAAAACTGCAATGACCGTGGATGATGCCCTCCAAAAATACACTGAAATGGGCGTTGAAACCTTTCTTATAACTTCCATAGCGCAGGATGGCATGCTGAACGGCCCCGATTTGCAGACGCTAAGTACAGCTACCGAAAACCCCAAAATCAAAATCATCGCGGCAGGCGGCATCGGTACCATCGGCGATTTAGCTGCACTCAGAGAAATCAATGTCGATGGCGCTGTCATCGGGAAAGCTCTATATGAGGGACGCTTCACCCTAAAGGAAGCCATAACAAAACTAGGAGCCTAAAACTGTGCCATTAGCAAAACGCATCGTACCCTGTCTTGATGTAGATCACGGAAAAGTCGTCAAATGCATCAACTTTCTCAACCCCAAATGCGCAGGCGACCCCGTTGAGATGGCTAAACGTTACAGTGACGAAGGCGCCGACGAACTCGTCTTCCTCGACATCACCGCTTCACACGAAAAACGCGACATCATGCGCCGATACGTAGAAGGCGTCGCCAAAGCCATAAGCATCCCCTTCACCGTCGGCGGAGGCATCCGAAGCGTCTCAGACGCCCGAAACGTCTTGTGCAGCGGAGCAGACAAAGTCTCCGTCAACACCGCCGCAGTTGAAAACCCAAAACTAATCACCGAATTAGCCGACGTGTTCGGGCGCCAATGCGTGGTCTGCGCTATAGACGCCAAACGCAACCGAACCCCCACGGAAGGCAAAATCATGGTAGACACCAAAGAGGGCAAACTTTGGTTTGAAGTGGTAACGTATGGCGGCAGAAAACCCACAGGCATCGACGCTATATCTTGGGCTTTGGAAGCGCAGCGTCTGGGTGCAGGTGAATTCTTGGTCACTTCCATGGACTGCGACGGAACCAAAGACGGCTACGACATCGAACTCACCAAAGCCATCAGCGAACGCGTCAACGTGCCTGTCATCGCAAGCGGCGGCGCAGGCGAACCCAAACACCTCCTTGACGTATTCGTAGAAGGCAAAGCCGACGCGGCACTTGCTGCCTCGATTTTCCACTACAACCAATACCCTGTTCCTGTCGTGAAGGATTACTTGCGCAAGATGGGGGTGACTATTCGAACATGACCACCAACCCAACTGAACTGCTTGAGAAGTTGGACTTCAAAAAAGGCGGCGGACTCATCCCCGTCATAGTCCAAGACGCCAAAACCAAAGCCATCCTAATGCAAGCCTTCGCCAACAAAGACGCCGTCGAACACACCCTAAAAACCAAAAAAGCCACCTACTGGAGCCGCAGCAGAAACGAACTCTGGGTCAAAGGCGAAACCAGCGGACACACGCAGAAAGTCATCTCTGTAAGCACAGACTGCGACTACGACTCACTACTCTACGTAGTTGAGCAAACTGGCCCCGCATGCCACACCGGCGAATACAGCTGCTTCTACAACAAACTCCTCTAACTTGCCTTCAAGGCAAACCCCTCTTCTATTCTTTTAGCCTTCTCTTAGGCAGTTAGCTTTTGTAGTCATGCTTTTAAACAAAAATCGTCTTCTATTCTTTGTGTGTTGCTATGTCTTTGCATGAAGCCATGCTCTACGAACGTCAACCAGAAGGCAAAGTCAAATGTTGCCTCTGCGCCCGACGCTGCCTAATCAGCGACGGAGCCACTGGATTTTGTTTGGTAAGAAAAAACGAGGGCGGCACCCTGTTTGCACTTAACTATGGCAAAGCCGTTTCCGCATGTGTAGACCCTATCGGCAAAAAACCCCTAAGTCACTTCAATCCCGGAGCGCTGGTTATGTCTATAGCCGCGGCGGGCTGTAACTTCCGATGCCAATTCTGCGACAACTGGATGATAAGCCAAGACCACGAAGCCCCCGGCAACCCCTTCCCACCCGAAGAAGTGGTCAAAGCCGCCAAAAACGCATGGTGCCAAGGAATCAGCTACACCTACACCGAACCCACCGTCTTTATGGAATACGCCTACGACACCGCCAAACTCGCACATGAAGCCGGTCTCTTCAACACTTTTGTTACCAATGGTTACATGACGCCTGAAGCCGTCAAAACCATCGCGCCCTACCTTGATGCGGCAACCGTGGATTTCAAAGGCGGCGCCGACCCTGACTTCTACCGCTCCGTAATGTCTGTGCCCAGCGTGGAACCAATCTATGAAACACTAAAAGAACTCAAACTTCAAGGCGTACACATAGAAATCACAAACCTCGTAGTCCCAAAAATGGGCGATTCCTTGGATCGCATCCGCGAGATGGCTAAATGGATACGCGACAACATCGGCGTCGACACGCCTTTTCATCTTTTGCGTTTTCATCCTGACTACAAATTAACCACAACCCCCGCAACCAGCGTACAGGAAATGGAGCAAGCCTACCTCACCGCCCGAAACCAAGGTCTACACTACGTCTACATCGGCAACGTCCCCGGACACCCCGGCGAGAACACCATTTGCCCCAACTGCGACACCCCAGTCATCAAACGAGACGCCTTTGACATCACTCA includes:
- the hisB gene encoding imidazoleglycerol-phosphate dehydratase HisB; the protein is MRSEEVYRKTKETEVKVSVNLDGEGKANINTTVPFLDHMLTSLATHSLIDITASVKGDLVHHMVEDIALGLGEALNKALGTREGIVRFGSAAVPMDCSLAIAAIDLVKRPYFKLDLKLRGRKVEEMPTEDIVHFYESLTQTLQANIHIFVEYGSNDHHKAEAATKALALSLRQAIAMDPRRKGVPSSKGVI
- the hisH gene encoding imidazole glycerol phosphate synthase subunit HisH, which translates into the protein MPNAVIFDYGVGNLLSLKTALDKAGFDASVGTTAAELAKADAIALPGVGSFTAASGKLDAVKETLQTKVLEGTPLLGICLGLQLFFETSEEGPGTGLALFKGRCLQLPSTVKVPHMGWNTLDLKAQNELFDGIAENTYVYFVHSLYPQPTDSSIVCTTTTYGTTFTSSVCSKNIFGTQFHPEKSGDVGLRILKNFAKTVTK
- the hisA gene encoding 1-(5-phosphoribosyl)-5-[(5-phosphoribosylamino)methylideneamino]imidazole-4-carboxamide isomerase codes for the protein MMPMQLIPAIDLMGGKIVRLTRGKAETAKCYEDQFGTPLEAAQRWRDEGAGKLHIIDLDAAFGIGDNRAVIAEIAKNISLPIQVGGGIRSYEAAEKLLKVGIAQVILGSLAHSDPAVIGKIQKRFGYDSAIVALDNREGQIMIEGWQTKTAMTVDDALQKYTEMGVETFLITSIAQDGMLNGPDLQTLSTATENPKIKIIAAGGIGTIGDLAALREINVDGAVIGKALYEGRFTLKEAITKLGA
- the hisF gene encoding imidazole glycerol phosphate synthase subunit HisF, with amino-acid sequence MPLAKRIVPCLDVDHGKVVKCINFLNPKCAGDPVEMAKRYSDEGADELVFLDITASHEKRDIMRRYVEGVAKAISIPFTVGGGIRSVSDARNVLCSGADKVSVNTAAVENPKLITELADVFGRQCVVCAIDAKRNRTPTEGKIMVDTKEGKLWFEVVTYGGRKPTGIDAISWALEAQRLGAGEFLVTSMDCDGTKDGYDIELTKAISERVNVPVIASGGAGEPKHLLDVFVEGKADAALAASIFHYNQYPVPVVKDYLRKMGVTIRT
- the amrS gene encoding AmmeMemoRadiSam system radical SAM enzyme — protein: MSLHEAMLYERQPEGKVKCCLCARRCLISDGATGFCLVRKNEGGTLFALNYGKAVSACVDPIGKKPLSHFNPGALVMSIAAAGCNFRCQFCDNWMISQDHEAPGNPFPPEEVVKAAKNAWCQGISYTYTEPTVFMEYAYDTAKLAHEAGLFNTFVTNGYMTPEAVKTIAPYLDAATVDFKGGADPDFYRSVMSVPSVEPIYETLKELKLQGVHIEITNLVVPKMGDSLDRIREMAKWIRDNIGVDTPFHLLRFHPDYKLTTTPATSVQEMEQAYLTARNQGLHYVYIGNVPGHPGENTICPNCDTPVIKRDAFDITQWNLTDDMHCPVCGHLIPIKGKLYENMQRFPYALF